The following is a genomic window from Armatimonadota bacterium.
CCGCCCGGCCAGTAAGGCGCGCCTCTCGTCGCGAACAGCCTACATCGCCGGGCGTCTCGACTGTGCCTGAGGCGGGGTACACGCTGTACGGGGACGGCCGTTTGCAGCCTGGCCGACGCGACGCGCGAAGCGGACTCCTGCCTGCTTGGGCGGTGAGCCCACAGATCGTGCACCTCGACTGAACTTGCGATGCACGGCGGGTCCCTCGTGGACTCGCCGTGCCGTTCTACGCGGACCTGCTCCACCCGTCGCCCCACGCTCATTGAGCCGTTGCAGCGCTCGTGTCTCCACATCGCCGGGAAGTTGCGCCCTCCACGGTGCATGACCGACGCGCCGCACGGTGTCTGGCGACGCCCCATCCTCGCGAACCGGGCGTTCACCCTGCGCCAGAGCTGAAGCGTCTCGCTTGCCATCCCGCCGCTGAAATCGTCGCAGCCGGGACGTGTTTTCCTCCGGGGCGACGGCTGCAGCACGGCTGAACTGCCGGCCGATGCGCGCCTGAGGCAGCCCTCGGTGGCGCCGTCATCGGCCACCACGGCTTGCACTCCCGCGCCTTGGCGCAGGCACTTGATGATTTGGCGGCTTTGTAGTATCCTAACCGAGGCAATATCTTCATAGGCTAATCATCTCGCACCAAGCCAGCACCCGATGCGCCGGTGCCAGGCGCGGGCCTGGCGGGACGCGATACTATTCCGGGCCGGAAGGGAGGTCAACGCTAACGCTTGGCCCGTCGCAGTGCCGATTGCGAGGATACTCTCGCGTCACAAGCTAAGGAGGCATTCGCAGTGCGAAAGAACCGCGGTTTTACCCTCATTGAGCTGTTGGTGGTGATCGCGATCATCGCGATCCTGGCCGCCATCCTGTTCCCCGTGTTCGCGCGAGCGCGGGAGGCAGCGAGGAAGGCCACCTGTCTGTCGAACCTCAAGCAGATCGCTCTCGCGGCGATCATGTACGCCCAGGACTATGACGAAGTGCTCCCGGCCGCCAATGCATCCGGCGCGAAGGGCAGCTCACACCCCGTTGACCCGGCCAACCAGTACATCACGAGCTACGATCCCTTGGGTTCGGCGGACATGTGGGTGCNNNNNNNNNNNNNNNNNNNNNNNNNNNNNNNNNNNNNNNNNNNNNNNNNNNNNNNNNNNNNNNNNNNNNNNNNNNNNNNNNNNNNNNNNNNNNNNNNNNNTGTCAATCTGATCACGGCCATGCACCTCTTTTCCTCGACGTACCACGGACGTGCCCTGCGGGCCGGGGCCGAATAGCGCCTCCCGGAATCATCGAGGCCATCCTTGCCTTCACGGGGCCGGCGCCGATGACTTCAGCCGAATACCTATCGGCGCTGCCCCCTGCCGTTTGCGATTGGAATGCGACGCGTTACCGGATTCGAACGATGCGGCAGGCGGTGTAGGTTTGCCCGAACATATCCGTCGTGCGCACGGTGACGGTGTGGGTGCCTTTCGATGGGCTCTCCGGCAGCGTTCCTTTCCAGATGTGATACGACCTGCTGGGGTAGTCCATCTTCCAGCCGAAGACCTGGTCGAGAGGCTTGCCGAGCACGGTCTGATCGAGATACGCGCTCTGCTCATGCATGCGCAGGCACTGGGGATCGATGGTCACGCTGCGCTTCAGCGGCATCCACGAGCCCGTGCTGCCGAACCGCATATCCACGGTGGAGCGCTCCGATCCCGCGAAGACGTTGACCAGTACTTACGTTTCGCCTGCTTTGGCCTGTTCGACGTCGTCCGCCAAGTAGATATTCATCTGGTAGTCCGCTGGGCGCCGCGCCGCCTTGAACCGTATGCTGTAGCGATTGCCGTCGAACGTGACCAGGGAGTAGCCGTTGGGCGCGCCGTCATTCATGGTGGCATGGGGGATGCCCAGTTCGTCAAGCGCGCCGCACCACCAGCTGCCGCACGCGGTGGCATTTATCAAGTGGTGATGCGGTTCCTTGCCGTGCCATCCCATGTCTTCCGTGACGAACACGTGAATCTGCTCGTGGGCATGGGCGGAAATGGAGAAGGTGTGAGGGCGGTGCTCGATGAGCCGGAACACCTCCTCGCGATTCCGGCAGGCGACGATTGGCGAGTGCATCATCAGGACGATCAGGCGGTCATCGGGCACCGTCGCCAGGTAGTGCTTGACGAACGCGAGGACGTCGTCCGTGAGCAATGTCGTATATCCGCCTTCCGCCTTGAAGAAGATGTCGTTGAGCGCAATGAACACCACGCGGCCGTACTCGAATGCGTAGGTGCTCGGGCCGAAGAATCGCTCAAAGGTCTCGTCGCTGTGCTGATTGCTCGTCGCCGCGCGGTTGTGATCGTGGTTGCCGAAGATGTTGTACCAGGGAATGCCGATCTCGGCGATACTCCCGCTCACCTCCGCGAACAGGCTCGGGTCATCGGCAACGATGTCGCCCAAGGACACGCCGAAGACGGCATCCGTACCGATGCATTCCTCGACGACATCATGACTGATGAAGTTGACCTCGCGCAGCCCGCGCGCTTGCGTATCGCCGAAGAACAGGACGGTGAAGCGAGTGCCCTCTTTCTGGGGATGGAGAGGGAAGTCTATGGACTCGGGAAGCGGACCCGTCGGCGGCACCCCCGGTACGTCGAGCTGGGGCGATCCGTGTGGTTTGTGGAGATAGAAGAACTGAGGAATCTGATCTGCGTTCAGCGGCACCGCGTAGCCCGCGGGTTTGATGACGAATAGCGCGGTATCGTCGCCGACGGCAAGTGCCCAAGCGCCATCCGAAGCGGTGCGCGTCACGTCCCGCCCATTCGAGACGCAGACATCGCTGATTCCGGTCTCCCCCTGGTCGCGGACGCCGTTTCGGTTGGCGTCGAGGAACACGGTCCCGCGAGCTATTTCCTGGGCGTTGGCAAGTGCCGGCGCGAGGACGCACAGGGCTATGACGCCTAGAGCTCGATAACGCATGACTACCGCTCCCTTCTTCCCACATCATGGCGATGACGACCTCGATCGTCGTGCTGATCGCTCTTCCCGCGTTCCAAGAGTCATCTGGCGAGCTGCGAGGACGTGCCCGTCACGTCACACCGACCGCGAAACGCCGCCGCCTTTCCCATGGGCGTGCGCGGCACAACTGGCGGCGCCCGCCCGCGTCATGTGACAACGGCATGGCTGACCCCGACTCCTGTTGCGATCACGCTGCCGTCATCGCCCTGGCGGCGGCGGCGATTCGCGCGGCGTCCGGCACGGCGCAGCGCTCCATGACCGGGCTGGCGGCGATGGGGGCATCGTGGGTCGCGACGCGCACCGGCGGCGCCTTGAGCAGGTCGCGGTGCTTCTCTGCGATGTCGGCAATGATCTCCGCGCCCCAGCCGCCGCGGCGCGTGTCCTCCTCGACGACCATCAGCCGGCCGGTGCGGCCGAGCGAATCGCACACCGTGTCATAGTCGAAGGGCACCAGGGTGCGGGGGTCGATCACCTCCAGCTCGATCCCCGCCTCGGCCAGTTCCTCCGCCGCCTGCAATGCGCGATAGAGCATGAGGTGCGTCGCGACGACGGTGACGTGCTGCCCAGGGCGGCGGACGGCGGCGACACCGAGGGGCACCACGAAGTCCTCGTCCGGCACCGGCTCATCCACCTCGACGGCGTTGTCTTCCCGGCGCGCGCCGCTCGACCCGTAGAGGAGCTTGTGTTCGAAAATGAAGACCGGGTTGTCGTCGCGCACCGCGGCCTTGAGCAGGCCCTTTGCGTCATAGGGGGTTGACGGCACCGCGACCTTCCAGCCCGGGGTGTGGACGATCCACGCCTCCGGGCACTGGGCGTGCTGAGCGCCGCGCGTGCTCGCGCCCACCGGCGCGCGCACGACGAGCGGCACTTTCAGCCGGCCGCCCGACATGAAGCGGATCTTGGGCGCCTGGTTGATGAGTTGGTCCGCAGCGCAGAACATGAAGTCGGAGTACTGGAAGTCGGCGATCGGCCGCAAGCCGGTCAGCGCGGCGCCGATGGCCGCGCCGATGAGGCCGGACTCGGAGATCGGCGTGTTGCGGATGCGCTCCAAGCCGAACTCGCGCTCGAGCCCCCAGGTGACGGTGAAGGCGCCGCCCCATCCGCCCGGGATGCCGATGTCCTCGCCGATGCAGATGACCGTCGGGTCGCGGCGCATTTCCTCCGTGATGGCCAGGCGCAGTGCCTTCGCGATAGTCATTGCGCGTCCTCCGCGAAGACGTGGCACAGGGCGTCGGGGCCTTCGGGCTGAGGGGCTTGCTCTCCGTAGTCGAGCGCTGACTGCACCTCCGCTGCGGCCGCCTGGTCAATGGCGTTGAGTTCCGCCTGCGTCACGACCTTGTACTGCAGCAGGCGGGCGCGCGCGAGGTCGAGCGGGTCGCGCGCCATCCAGAATGCCTGCTCCTGCTCGTCGCGGTACTTGTTGCGGTCGCGGCGGGAATGCCCGCAGCGGCGGTAGGTGACGCATTCCAGGAAGGACGGGCCGCCGCCCGCGCGAGCGCGCGCGAGCGCACGCCCGGCGGCCTCGCACACCGCGAACGCGTCGTTGCCATCCACGGTCTCGGCGGGCATGCCGTAGGAGGAGGCGCGTTCCGCGAGGCGCGGGATCTTGTTGACCAGGGTGACGTGGGTCGAAGCGCCGTAGAGGTTGTTTTCGCAGACCAGGAGCACGGGCAGGTCCCAGATCGCGCACAGGTTCGCGCCCTCGTGGAAGGCGCCGTTGTTGAAGGCGCCGTCGCCGAAGAAGCAGGCGACCACCGTACCCGGCTTGACCATGCGACACGACAGCCCCATGCCGGCGGCGATGGGCACGCCGCCGGCGACGATGGCGCTTGCGGGGGGCATGCCGTATTCGGGGCTGCCCATATGCATGGAGCCGCCGTGGCCGCGGCAGCAGCCGAGCGGACTGCCGAAGAGTTCCGCCGCCATTTCCCGGAGCGGGATGCCCTTGGCGATGGCATGGCCGTGGGGGCGGTGAGTGCTGGTGATGTAGTCGGTGCGGAGCAGGTGCGTGCAGACGCCCGCGGCGACCGCCTCCTGGCCCTGGTACTGGTGCACGGTGCCCGGGATTCTGCCGGCCTGGAAGTACTGATATACGCCATCCTCAAAGGTCCGGATACGCCGCATGGTGCGATACAGTCCAACCGCAGTTGCGGCGTCCGGGAGCGGCGCGGGCGGGCGATCCGGTGGCAGTGAATCCGTCATCGTCTCGTCTATTTCCTTCCGGTGAGCATTTGCCGGGCGAGGCGCACTGATTCCGCGCCATCTCCCGCGCGCAGCACCCGTTCGATGTCGTCGGCGGGCGCGTCCTCGATGATGCGCAGGAGGTCGGCGATCCAGCCGAAGCTCTCCTGTGCGGCCGCGAGGCCGTCCTCGCGATAGGGGAAGACGTCGAGCGTCAGCCATCCGCGATAATCGAGCCGGCGCAGCCAGTACAGGAACTCCATCAGCTCGATGACGCGCACCGAGCCGACGATCATGTCGTCGTCCCACACGCCGTAGTTGTCGTTGAGGTGGACGTAGAACAGGCGGTGACGCCCGTTGCCGTGGAGCAGAGCGGCGGCCTCGGCGGGGTTTTCGCCGGCGGCGAGCGCGTGACCGGTGTCGAGCAGGGCGCCGACGTTGTCCATGGCGACCGCGTCAATCAGGAGCAGCGTCTTCGCCGCCGAGTTGACGTGGATGTGGGTGCGCGGCTCCTTGAGCTTGTACTCGATGCACACCGGGACGCTCGGGCGGTGAGCCGCAGCGGCCCTGACCCCGTCCACGAGCCAGGCCCACGCGGACTCGTAGTCGGACTGGAACGGATAGTCGTAGCCGTCCTGGCCGAACCACAGGTCTACGGCGATGTCGCCCATGGCGTGGGCCCACTCGATGACCTTCGTGCATTCGGCGACCGCTGCGGCGCGGGTCGCGGCGTCCGGAGCCGCCAAGCTGCCGCGCGCCCATTTCGCCTGGGTCCACAGGTCCGCCGTCAGCATCGAGGCCACCAGCCCCCGGTCGGACAACTCCTTCGGCATGTGCGCAATGTTGTCGTCGTTGACGTGCCAGTTGCCCACCAACTCGACGCCCTCGAGGCCGGGGCACCGGCCGGCGAGGTCGAGCATGCCTTCCAGCGTGCTCGCGCCGCGCCCGTAGCCCGACAGGCAGTAGCGGTCCGCGCACGACCCGAAAACAGGGAGGCACGCACCGAGGCGGTAGCGCTTGTTGTCCAGCTTGCCGGTCTTCATGTCATCTCTCCGTGGTGTGCACAGTACGCGTGTCGGTTCTCAGCCCTGTGTCGTCTTGGGATGGAAGCGCGGATCCGCCCGCAGCCAATGGGTGCGCGGCCGGTCGGGGATGCCCCACTTCTCGACGGCGGCGTTAAGTTCGGGATAGTCGGGTGCGGCTTCCCTGAGGGAGCGGCCGGACATCACGACCTCGATCGCCTGCTGCCATGCCTTGGCGCCTGCGGTGTAGCCCATCGGGTGGCCGAGCATGCCGCCTCCGGCGGGGATGATGATGTCCGTGCCGTATTCCCTGACGAGGATCTCGGTCAGCCCCGGGTAGACCCCGGCGCAGGGCATGGGCCAAGTCGGCTTGATGTGCTGCCAGGGGGCGAGCTTGACCTGGGCGGTGCGCAGCCCTTCCTCGAGGCTGACCATGGGAATGCTCGACCAGTAGGTCGGGGTCAGCATGAGGTCGGCGCCGCACAGGCGGCAGAGCTTGGCGAACACGGGCCAACTGATGCGCGGCTGAGCGGCGATCATGTGGGAGGCGTGGAGCAGCACGGGCACGTTGATATCGGGGTGGGAGGTCAGGACGCGCAAGGCGGACAGTCCCGCGGAGTACGTCAGCAGCAAGCCGCGGGCGCCCAGCTCGATCGCGCGCAGCGCCTTGGGGACGATCTTGTCCACTTCGTCCGTGATGCTGACGAAGTAGATCGGCTGCTTGCCGGTCTTCTGGGACGCACGGTCAATCGCTTCGAGGACGGCCTTGAGGCGATCCTCGAAGCCGCAGTTATAGACGTCCGAGCACATCTCGTCGTCTTTGATCAGGTCCACGCCGCCGAGGCAGGTCTGGTGGACCTGGTGCGCGGTGTTCTCGGGGGTCATGCCCATCTTGGGCTTGATGATGTGGAGGGAGAGCGGGCGGCTGGGGATGCCCATCATCTCGCGGATTCCCGGCACGCCGAACTTGGGCCCGTGGAACTGCGAGAGCAGGTCGTCAGGCACGGCGACGTCGAGCAGGCGCATGCGCGGAGAGTAGGCAAAGCAGTTGCCGGCAATCGAAAGCAGCATCATGGGGACGTTGGGCTCCCAGGCGTCGATGGGGAAGGCGAGCTGAATCACCGCGCGCCTGGTGTCGGCCTCGGCGGCTGGGATTTCGTAGTAGCCGACCAGCTTGCCGGAGAGGCGCGCCCGGACCTCCGGCGTCTCCTCCTCGACCTTTTCCCACGTGCCGGTCGAGCCCTCTAGGGCGAGGCTCTGAATCAAGTTGAAGTGATCGAGGAAATCCTCGCCGGGTACCCGGTCGTCGAGATAGTACGTCGCGATCAGGCAGCGTTTCCGGTCGATGCCGTCCAGGATATTGCGAAAGATGATCGGGTCGTAGTACGGCGGTGGGGGATTGACGTTGTCGTGTTGCACGTTCGGATGCCTCCGTCCTGTGGCGGGCCTGCTCGGTCGCGACGGGCGCCCGTCACGCGCCCTCGATGTGGGGTTGCAGTTCATCTTCGACGCCGGTGAACGCCGCCCTCCACGGCCGCGGTGGCGCCGCGGCCCCGCGCAACGGCGTTTGGCAGGCACGGTGGTGACGCATGGAGAAGTCACGCGCCGGAGGTGTGTGGATGCCTGCTGGCGATACGATGCTTGCGATTGACCTCGGCGCGGAGAGCGGCCGCGGCGTGCTCGGGCGGTTTGACGGGACGCGGCTGCAACTCGAGGAGATCCTGCGTTTTCCCAACCAGCCCGTCGCGGTCGGCGACACGCTGTACTGGGACATTCTGAACATCTTCGCGAATGTCCGGGACGCCATCGAGAAGGCGCGCGCCGCGGGGGGCCTGAGGTCGGTCGGCATTGATACCTGGGGCGTGGACTTCGGATTGCTCGACGGCGCCGGCCGCCTGATCGCCAACCCGGTGCACTATCGAGACCGGCGCACCGAGGGCATGATGCAGCGGGCGTTCGAGATCATGCCGCGGGCGGCCATCTTCAATGCGACCGGCAACATGTTCCTGGAGCTGAACACCCTGTATCAACTTCTCGCCCTGCGCCTCGCCAATGATCCAACGCTGGACATCGCCGAGCGCATGCTCAACGTCCCCGATCTCTTGCACTACTGGCTGAGCGGCACGATGGCGCACGAGCTGACGATCGCCTCGACCACGCAGTGCATGGCGGCAGACCGCGCGGACTGGGCGTGGGATCTTCTGCGGCAACTCGACATCCCCACCGGGCTGTTCGGCGACATCATCCCTCCGGCGACGCGCCTGGGCTCTCTGCGCACGGACGGCGCGGTCAGCGTCGTCACGCCGGCGAGCCATGACACGGGTTCGGCGGTGATGGCGGTTCCCGGGCAGGGGGATGGAATTGCGTGGATCAGCTCGGGCACGTGGTCAGTGGTGGGCGTAGTGACCGGCGCGCCGCTGGTCACCCCGGAAGTGCTGGCCTGGAACTTCACGAATGAATCGCTGGGCGCCGGGCGCAACCGCGCATCGCGCAACGTCATGGGCCTATGGATTCTGCAGGAATGCAATCGGGAGTGGCAGCGCCAGGGCGCGGACTTGTCCTACGCCGACCTGGTGCAGTTGGCTGACGGCGCCGAGCCGCTGCGCAGCCTGATTGATCCCGACGATCCTCAGTTCTTCCGCCCCGGGCACATGGTGAGCGGGATCAAGCAGTACTGCGCGGGGTCGGGGCAGCCAGCACCCGAATCGCCGGGCGAGATTGCGCGCTGCATTTTCGAGAGCCTCGCGCTTGCATACCGTAGGACGATCCAATGGCTCGAGGAATTGACCGACCGGAGCATCGAGCGGATTCACATCGTGGGCGGCGGTTCGCGCAATCCGCTGCTGTGCCGGCTAACCGCGGACGCGACGCGCCGGAGCGTAGTCGCGGGGCCGGCGGAGGCGACTGCGATCGGCAACCTGCTCGCCCAGGCCCTGGCGAACGGCCGGATTGGGTCTGCCGCGGAGATGATAGACGTGGTCGCGCAATCCTTCCCGACGGAGGAGTTCACCCCGGGAGGGGACGGCGCGTGGGACGACGCGTTCGCCCGGTTCCAAGGCTTCGCCGGGGGCGGAGGCAGCTAGCGCTGGAGCGGCGCTCACATGGCGAAAGCCACAAATCCTGCTTCGCTTGGGCTGCGAAAGGGAAGTTAGCGTTGATGGACGCAGACCTCGCAGGCGCGCGCACGCCGAATTCACGGGTGCTGCGCCCCACCGATTGCCTGTCAAATGTACAGATACGACGCATGGGAGAGAATGACGTGACGGCGGATGCAGGATGGTCTAGGGAGGTCTATGAAGCCAGCCATTCCAGTCGCTGCTGGTGGGCTACGGCGTATGACGCCGGCTGGGATGATTCCGGCGTCTCCACCGACGACGAACTGCGGGAGATCGTCGCCATGGAACGAGCGCTTGGCCCAGTCCCGGAATGGGCGGAGCAGATAGTGGCGATCTCCGTACGACACGTGCCGCCTTGCGGCCACTATCTCTTTCCCCGCGCGTTCCTCGATGTCGTCGGCGCCATCGGTTCGCAGGGCCCTTCCGCGCTTCTGCACAGCTACTGTTTCGCCGTTGACCGAGATCGGAAGCAGGCGCTGATGGACTACTGCTTGTGCCTCGACGCATGGGTGGCGGGCGCGCAGCCGGAGGCCGCAGCGCAGGAACTGACGGCGCTCAGCCACCGGAGGATAGAGTGGGAGCAGGTCTGCGCCGATCTCTGGCGGGTCCTCGGTCAACACACCGAGCTGAAAGACCTGCTTGTCGAGCGGACGCTGCATCAGACCCGTTGGTGGATCAAGTCATCGCCGTGGCCCGACGATCTCGCGGCAAAGTTCGGCCGCGACCAGTATCTCGGCGACTACTCGGAAACCGGCTGCCTGGCAGCCGCCAGCGGCAACCCCGACCTGCGCGCTCCCAC
Proteins encoded in this region:
- a CDS encoding ribulose 1,5-bisphosphate carboxylase — its product is MQHDNVNPPPPYYDPIIFRNILDGIDRKRCLIATYYLDDRVPGEDFLDHFNLIQSLALEGSTGTWEKVEEETPEVRARLSGKLVGYYEIPAAEADTRRAVIQLAFPIDAWEPNVPMMLLSIAGNCFAYSPRMRLLDVAVPDDLLSQFHGPKFGVPGIREMMGIPSRPLSLHIIKPKMGMTPENTAHQVHQTCLGGVDLIKDDEMCSDVYNCGFEDRLKAVLEAIDRASQKTGKQPIYFVSITDEVDKIVPKALRAIELGARGLLLTYSAGLSALRVLTSHPDINVPVLLHASHMIAAQPRISWPVFAKLCRLCGADLMLTPTYWSSIPMVSLEEGLRTAQVKLAPWQHIKPTWPMPCAGVYPGLTEILVREYGTDIIIPAGGGMLGHPMGYTAGAKAWQQAIEVVMSGRSLREAAPDYPELNAAVEKWGIPDRPRTHWLRADPRFHPKTTQG
- a CDS encoding rhamnulokinase, whose amino-acid sequence is MPAGDTMLAIDLGAESGRGVLGRFDGTRLQLEEILRFPNQPVAVGDTLYWDILNIFANVRDAIEKARAAGGLRSVGIDTWGVDFGLLDGAGRLIANPVHYRDRRTEGMMQRAFEIMPRAAIFNATGNMFLELNTLYQLLALRLANDPTLDIAERMLNVPDLLHYWLSGTMAHELTIASTTQCMAADRADWAWDLLRQLDIPTGLFGDIIPPATRLGSLRTDGAVSVVTPASHDTGSAVMAVPGQGDGIAWISSGTWSVVGVVTGAPLVTPEVLAWNFTNESLGAGRNRASRNVMGLWILQECNREWQRQGADLSYADLVQLADGAEPLRSLIDPDDPQFFRPGHMVSGIKQYCAGSGQPAPESPGEIARCIFESLALAYRRTIQWLEELTDRSIERIHIVGGGSRNPLLCRLTADATRRSVVAGPAEATAIGNLLAQALANGRIGSAAEMIDVVAQSFPTEEFTPGGDGAWDDAFARFQGFAGGGGS
- a CDS encoding sugar phosphate isomerase/epimerase; the encoded protein is MKTGKLDNKRYRLGACLPVFGSCADRYCLSGYGRGASTLEGMLDLAGRCPGLEGVELVGNWHVNDDNIAHMPKELSDRGLVASMLTADLWTQAKWARGSLAAPDAATRAAAVAECTKVIEWAHAMGDIAVDLWFGQDGYDYPFQSDYESAWAWLVDGVRAAAAHRPSVPVCIEYKLKEPRTHIHVNSAAKTLLLIDAVAMDNVGALLDTGHALAAGENPAEAAALLHGNGRHRLFYVHLNDNYGVWDDDMIVGSVRVIELMEFLYWLRRLDYRGWLTLDVFPYREDGLAAAQESFGWIADLLRIIEDAPADDIERVLRAGDGAESVRLARQMLTGRK
- a CDS encoding alpha-ketoacid dehydrogenase subunit beta, producing MTIAKALRLAITEEMRRDPTVICIGEDIGIPGGWGGAFTVTWGLEREFGLERIRNTPISESGLIGAAIGAALTGLRPIADFQYSDFMFCAADQLINQAPKIRFMSGGRLKVPLVVRAPVGASTRGAQHAQCPEAWIVHTPGWKVAVPSTPYDAKGLLKAAVRDDNPVFIFEHKLLYGSSGARREDNAVEVDEPVPDEDFVVPLGVAAVRRPGQHVTVVATHLMLYRALQAAEELAEAGIELEVIDPRTLVPFDYDTVCDSLGRTGRLMVVEEDTRRGGWGAEIIADIAEKHRDLLKAPPVRVATHDAPIAASPVMERCAVPDAARIAAAARAMTAA
- a CDS encoding prepilin-type N-terminal cleavage/methylation domain-containing protein, producing the protein MRKNRGFTLIELLVVIAIIAILAAILFPVFARAREAARKATCLSNLKQIALAAIMYAQDYDEVLPAANASGAKGSSHPVDPANQYITSYDPLGSADMWV
- a CDS encoding thiamine pyrophosphate-dependent dehydrogenase E1 component subunit alpha, with the translated sequence MTDSLPPDRPPAPLPDAATAVGLYRTMRRIRTFEDGVYQYFQAGRIPGTVHQYQGQEAVAAGVCTHLLRTDYITSTHRPHGHAIAKGIPLREMAAELFGSPLGCCRGHGGSMHMGSPEYGMPPASAIVAGGVPIAAGMGLSCRMVKPGTVVACFFGDGAFNNGAFHEGANLCAIWDLPVLLVCENNLYGASTHVTLVNKIPRLAERASSYGMPAETVDGNDAFAVCEAAGRALARARAGGGPSFLECVTYRRCGHSRRDRNKYRDEQEQAFWMARDPLDLARARLLQYKVVTQAELNAIDQAAAAEVQSALDYGEQAPQPEGPDALCHVFAEDAQ